AGGGCCAGCAGCGAAGGGCACCGGCCGCCGTCCCAACAGTGCTGAGTGTGTTCCGACTGCCAGCCTGGGAAGACAAGGGCCTGCCCGTCCTGGCCGAGGCACTGGCGGCAATCAGACAGCGCACGGGGCCGGTTCGGCTTGTTGTCGCGGGCCACGGTCCGCAACCGAAGGCACTGCGGGACTTCGCCTCGGCTCATCCGGAGCTGGAACTGCATGAGAACCCCGATGACCATTTCCTTGCCAGCCTGTATGGCGAGGCCGATCTTTTCGCGCTGTGCACTCGCACCAGACCTCCGAGCACCGGCGAGGGCTACGGAATCGTGCTGCTCGAGGCCCAGCTCGCGGGATGTCCGGTAGTCGGTCCCGCATCCGGCGGATCATACGATGCGTATCACGACGGGCTGACGGGGCTGACGCCTGCAAACGAATCCAGTGAGGCCCTGGCTGCCGTACTGCTGGACCTGCTCACCAACAGGTCTCGCCTTGCTCGGATGAGCAGCCGCGCAGCCGAACTCGCGGCGGCCACAACTGATCCCGGCGAATACGCCCGAAGAGTCATCACCGCGCTTATCGGAGCTCCGCCGGCAGACAGTCAAGACCCCGATTTCCCCAAGCAGCGCACGGCCGCCGAACACCTGCTCGAGAGTAGCGTCCGAAGCTGATACCAGCTCAGTACGCCATCGTGATCGACCCGACGTGCCGTGCCCGCCGTACCGGGAACCGTGCCGTGCCCGCCGTACCGGGAACACTGCCTGCCCCCGTTCTCGATCAGCTGGCTGCCGCTGTCACCGACGGTCGTCACCGGCCGTCGGTGACAGCGGCCCGCGGCCCGCGCCGGGAACGGACCGCGGGGATCCCGGTGACCAGCGGGGTCAGGGCGTGGCCGTCGTGAAGGTTCGCCGGAGACACCGGCGACCAGCGGGAGACCGGCGGCGTCGGTGAGCACATGCAGCTTCCAGCCGGCCTTGCCCCGGTCAACCGGACTCGGACCAGTCAGCGAGCCCCCTTCTTCGCCCGCACGCTCGCGGAGTCCACGATCGCCGAGGCCCAGTCCACGTTCCCGGCGGCACCGTGCCGGTCAAGCACCGCCCGATGCAGCCGGGGCCACAACCCGGCCCGGGTCCAGGCCTGGAACCGACGATGCGCCGTCGGCACACTCACGCCGAACGACGGCGGCAGATCCCGCCACGCACAGCCCGACGTCAGCACGTACACCACCGCCGTGAGCACCGCCCGCTCCTCCGCCGGAGCCGTCCCCCCGCCCTGCGGACGCGGCGTGAAGGGGGGCAACAGAGGCTCCACGAGCTCCCAGAGCTCGTCCGGTACCAGCCGCAGGGCAAGGCGGTCACTCACCCCTCAGATCATGCAAGAAGATCCACTACACCCACGCGAGACACGCTCTAAACTGCGTTGGATGTTGACAAAATGGAGAAGACAAGCCGCTCCCAATCACGCGTTTCCACGGGAAAGAATATATCCAGTTAACGTCGGGTAGCCGGGGGATCTCACCCCCGGGGCTACCCCGGCTCCCGGCATGACGATCTCTCGTCACCGGGCTCCTGTCATCCCGTACGTGAGGATTCCGCGGCCCGTGACCACCGGGCGAAGAGCAGCGTGCACACGCCTGGTCACGAAGGAACTCACCAGCGCTTTCTCATACATGGACGCGTCAACGCCACCACTGGGAACCCCGGTGCGCGGCCGGCTATCCTCGGACGAGAGCCACCACCGGTCCATGCCGTTCCACCACCCTCAGCCCTGCCATCCGAGCCGCGTCGATAAGGTCCGTCGGGGCCACGACTTTCCCGCCGAAGCTGGTCTCATGCAACTCGATCACCGCTCGCCGGCATCCCTCCAGCGAGCCGGGGTCACCCAGCAGATAGGACGCCTCGCCACCCTCGATGTCCGAGACGAGGTCGAAATCGTCGATCCGATGTCTGGCCAGGATCTCCCGCAGCGTTGTGGACGGAACGGTGATCTCGCCGCCACTGAGCCCGTTATCGTTATCCGCCACACGCGAGCACTGGGCGCTCGCCGCGAGTTGGAACGGCACGGGCCCGGTCCGTTCGGTCACTGCCGCGTTTTCGACCTCAAGCGCGATATCGTGCCGGTAGCGAATCGCACGCCGACGTAGACCGTCGACGAGATGCGGGTTTGCCTCAAGGCACACCAACCGCCCACCTGTGCCCAGCACGGATGCGATGTGCGCGGTGGTGATCCCAAGGCTGGAACCGAGCTCAACCACAGTCCGCGCATCCTGGAGATGGCGGCGGATCATGCGTATCTCTGCGCTCTCGTATGTTCTCCAAAACATCTCCGCACGGACCTGTGGCGTGAATTCTGGATCACTCACATCGAACAACAGACCGTGATTGCGTATCCTGTTCCGAGTCGCGACCGAGACGATGTGCCCCATCGTCGGCCTGGTTAGCACACGCGCCACCTTGATCTTTACTCGAGGTGTCGCGGTCAGGTAGTTCGATGCCATTGACTCCAGTCTCCCCTGTCGACCGGCAACACCGGCGCATTGAGTGAAGGTGCACCTGTCGAGATATCAGATCTGCGCACTGCTCACCGATGAAAACGCCCGGACGAATCCTTCCACGGTCGCATCGATGCCGATCTCCGAGGCAATATTTGTGGATTCCTTGGACATTCTTTTCAGGTCTTCTGGTCTCCTGCTCAGATCGTCGAGGATTCGGGCGAGGTGCTGGACGTCCCCAACCGGATAGACGACGCCGTTTCGTCCAGACCGGACGTCGTCGGTCGCTCCGACCGAGCCCACCCTGTCCGTGGTGATAACCGGGAGGCCGCACAGCACCGCCTCCTTGATTGCCAGCGGATGCGCATCCTGTTCGGCTGGGTGCAGGCAGACATCCGCGGCCGCATAAAGCTTCGGCAAACGTTCCTGGTCGGCGAATCCGACGAGCCGCAGGGCGCCGTCCAGCTCCGTCGCGGCCGCCTCCAGGTGCGGCCGCAGTTCCCCGTCGCCCGCCAGCACCGCAACAATCGGAGTGCCGCCCGCTCCGGCCGACCTCACCGGAGCAGCCGTACCCACTGAATGCACTGGAACCTGTGAACGCGCCCAGTCCGGCGTGACGCGCGCGGTCGCGGGTGAGCCCGCCGCGATGACGCGCAGCGCGCCCGCGATGTCCAGTGGGCGCTTGCGCTGCACCAGCTTGCCGACGAAAAGAGCTACGAACGCGTCATCGTCGATAGCCAGTTCGGCGCGCACGGCGGCCCGGTGTTCCGCCCGTCTGAACAGCGCGGTCCGGAAGCTTTCCTCGTCGGTCGGGTATGGGGTCCGGAACATCCTGTTCCGCGGCACACCATAGTGTGCAAGGTAGGCCTCGTTGTTGTCACCGATAGTGGCGAATCCGCGGAACAGCCGGAGCAAGGGTGGCAACGCGAGCCGCTTCGCGGCCCGTACCGGAAGTCTCCGTGGGCCGAGCAGCTCGCTGTCGCTGTACATGAGGGCTGGTACTCCACGCAAACGACACCACGCGATCGCCGCGAGGGCATACGCATGCATGTACCCGTGGACGAGGACACATTCCGGACGGAATTCATCGAGCCGCCGCAGGAGTTGCCGGGCAGCCTTCCGGCAACGATTTGGAGAGCGCCAGTCAATCCCCGGATCAAGATCCGCAACGAACTCGTGTGGGTACCCGGATGTGATCGTCGAATCCCACTGAACAGTGATTCCGAACCCGTCGTCATGGTAGCTGTCGAGTCCTGCCCGGGACATGAACATGACCCGTAGGTCGACGCACCGTCCGGCCAGCGCCCGATAAAAGGGCGCGAAATGCTGGATCGGGTGCGAGACGACGACCGCAACTCTCGGCGGATCGTGGGGACGCAACATTGTTCGACGTATCCTCCTAGTCCCCCCGACCTTCCTGGAAAGCGGACCTCGGCCGGTATGGCCGCAGAATCACACTCACCACGGAGATCCTCGTATCGCTGGATCCAGCCGCATGCGGCGGCAGATGGCGAAATCGTGACGGCCAGCCCGACAGAAGTCAAACTCCGTGGTTGTCATGTCGCCAGCGCACCGGCAAAATTCCCGCCAGCAGTATATTGCAGCCGGCACGCCGCAAATCTTGGTCCATGGGGCACCGGACGCAGCATCACGACAAATCCTCAGCCAGTCCTGCCCCGGACAGTCAGCAGGTCCGCCGTTACGACTGCGGCGACGACGCAGGCTGATCGAGACTTCTCCGCGGGTGGGGCATGTGCGCGGCCTCGGCCCGCTGCTCGGAGAGTTCGGCTCGGAACCAGTCGATGGTCCGGCCAAGGCCATCCCGAATGTCCACAACGGGTGCCCAGCCCAGCTCCGCGCGAGCCCGCGTGATGTCTGGCCGACGGATCAACGGATCGTCACCTGGGCGGGGCGTGAAGGTGATCGGAAGATCCACACCGCATACCTCG
The genomic region above belongs to Parafrankia irregularis and contains:
- a CDS encoding glycosyltransferase family 4 protein, which encodes MYSDSELLGPRRLPVRAAKRLALPPLLRLFRGFATIGDNNEAYLAHYGVPRNRMFRTPYPTDEESFRTALFRRAEHRAAVRAELAIDDDAFVALFVGKLVQRKRPLDIAGALRVIAAGSPATARVTPDWARSQVPVHSVGTAAPVRSAGAGGTPIVAVLAGDGELRPHLEAAATELDGALRLVGFADQERLPKLYAAADVCLHPAEQDAHPLAIKEAVLCGLPVITTDRVGSVGATDDVRSGRNGVVYPVGDVQHLARILDDLSRRPEDLKRMSKESTNIASEIGIDATVEGFVRAFSSVSSAQI
- a CDS encoding FkbM family methyltransferase produces the protein MASNYLTATPRVKIKVARVLTRPTMGHIVSVATRNRIRNHGLLFDVSDPEFTPQVRAEMFWRTYESAEIRMIRRHLQDARTVVELGSSLGITTAHIASVLGTGGRLVCLEANPHLVDGLRRRAIRYRHDIALEVENAAVTERTGPVPFQLAASAQCSRVADNDNGLSGGEITVPSTTLREILARHRIDDFDLVSDIEGGEASYLLGDPGSLEGCRRAVIELHETSFGGKVVAPTDLIDAARMAGLRVVERHGPVVALVRG
- a CDS encoding glycosyltransferase family 4 protein encodes the protein MTGHRNMIPLAAVVAKIVGARTAPIVFHGNDIWELGRSYRAMVSRSSTLSPITVSSYSAGALSTLGLAPILPPGIAPAWRTTLIKEGQQRRAPAAVPTVLSVFRLPAWEDKGLPVLAEALAAIRQRTGPVRLVVAGHGPQPKALRDFASAHPELELHENPDDHFLASLYGEADLFALCTRTRPPSTGEGYGIVLLEAQLAGCPVVGPASGGSYDAYHDGLTGLTPANESSEALAAVLLDLLTNRSRLARMSSRAAELAAATTDPGEYARRVITALIGAPPADSQDPDFPKQRTAAEHLLESSVRS